A genomic window from Thunnus thynnus chromosome 12, fThuThy2.1, whole genome shotgun sequence includes:
- the dars2 gene encoding aspartate--tRNA ligase, mitochondrial: MASRGRLVLQRVLSGLRAHTVCYRSSTSTSSQGRLLWKPHLRPLSCSSRLYKSHSLNTGPSSLSFRSHVCGELRSEHVGEEVTLCGWVQYLRQDLFVILRDFSGLTQVLIPQEESAHHLKAMLSDLTAESVVKVTGTVRRRPAGQENKMMPTGEIEVLAENVEVFNVCRTLPFEIKDFVKKSESLRMQYRYLDLRSSQMQKNLRLRSQLVMKMREYLCNVHGFVDVETPTLFKRTPGGAKEFVVPSREPGRFYSLPQSPQQFKQLLMVAGIDRYFQMARCYRDEGSKPDRQPEFTQVDIEMSFVDQAGIMSLVEGLVQYSWPAEKGPVKVPFQTMTYEEAMRDYGVDKPDTRFSMKLIDLSKVFLSTGIEFLRSAISQPGGSVQAICVPSGAKLFTGKNLEELKQTAKTQFGQELSVVLVRADGTLKSPLRKLLSVSATEDLLEKTGAKPGDLLLIAAGSLHTVRPLLGNLRLQCAELLESHGVSVRDPSAFHFLWVVDFPLFLPKEDEPEQLESAHHPFTAPLPEDTQLLYTEPHKVRGQHYDLVLNGCEIGGGSIRIHKASEQLHVLKNILKEDPSLLSHLLEALDSGAPPHGGIALGLDRLVSIMVGAPSIRDVIAFPKSFRGHDIMSHAPDFVSEEELKSYHISVKWPTEGGGGGGGEEGK; encoded by the exons ATGGCATCAAGAGGCAGGTTGGTGCTGCAGAGAGTCCTCAGTGGACTCAGAGCTCACACTGTTTGCTATCGAAGCTCAACATCAACCTCAAGTCAAGGACGCCTTCTGTGGAAACCTCATCTCAGACCCCTGAGCTGCTCGTCCAGACTCTACAAGTCTCATTCTCTCAACACAG GTCCCAGCAGTCTGTCGTTCAGGAGTCATGTCTGTGGAGAACTGAGATCAGAGCATGTGGGAGAGGAGGTGACTCTGTGTGGTTGGGTCCAGTACCTCAG ACAAGACCTGTTTGTCATCCTGCGAGATTTCAGCGGCTTGACACAAGTTCTAATTCCTCAGGAAGAA tctGCACATCATTTGAAAGCAATGCTGAGTGATCTCACAGCTGAGTCTGTCGTCAAAGTCACAGGGACAGTCAGACGCCGACCAGCGGGACAGGAGAACAAG ATGATGCCAACAGGAGAAATAGAAGTCCTTGCTGAGAATGTAgaagtttttaatgtgtgtcGGACGCTGCCTTTTGAAATTAAAGACTTTGTCAAA AAATCCGAGTCTTTGCGCATGCAGTATCGCTACCTGGACCTGAGATCCTCTCAGATGCAGAAGAACCTTAGACTGAGGTCTCAGCTGGTGATGAAGATGAGAGAATACCTCTGTAATGTACATG GTTTTGTGGATGTGGAAACTCCAACTTTGTTCAAAAGAACACCAGGG GGAGCCAAAGAGTTTGTTGTTCCATCCAGAGAGCCGGGCCGATTTTACTCCCTCCCTCAGAGTCCACAGCAGTTCAAACAGCTTCTAATGGTGGCTGGTATAGACAG GTACTTCCAGATGGCTCGTTGCTACAGAGACGAAGGCTCCAAACCAGACAGGCAGCCTGAGTTCACCCAG GTCGACATAGAAATGTCTTTTGTGGACCAGGCGGGTATCATGTCCCTGGTGGAGGGTTTGGTGCAGTACTCCTGGCCTGCAGAGAAAGGTCCCGTTAAGGTTCCTTTCCAAACCATGACGTACGAAGAGGCCATGAGGGACTACGGTGTGGACAAACCTGATACTAGGTTCAGTATGAAG CTGATCGACCTCAGCAAGGTTTTCCTGTCCACAGGAATTGAATTCCTCAGATCAGCTATCAGCCAACCAGGAGGCTCCGTTCAGGCCATCTGTGTCCCCAGTGGAGCG AAACTTTTTACTGGGAAAAATTTGGAAGAACTGAAACAAACAGCCAAGACTCAGTTTGGCCAG GAGCTCAGTGTGGTGCTGGTCAGAGCAGATGGGACGTTGAAGTCTCCCCTGAGAAAGCTGTTGTCTGTCTCTGCCACAGAGGACCTGCTGGAGAAGACAGGAGCCAAACCAGGAGACCTTCTGCTGATAGCAGCTGGTTCCCTCCACACTGTG CGCCCGCTGCTGGGTAATCTTCGCTTGCAGTGCGCAGAGCTCCTTGAGTCTCATGGTGTTTCAGTCCGCGACCCGTCAGCCTTCCACTTCCTGTGGGTCGTAGACTTCCCTCTCTTCTTGCCTAAAGAAGATGAGCCAGAACAGCTGGAGTCAGCCCATCATCCATTTACTGCTCCTCTGCCAGAGGACACACAGCTGCTCTACACAGAGCCACACAAG GTACGTGGTCAACACTATGACTTGGTGTTGAATGGCTGTGAGATTGGAGGAGGATCCATCCGCATCCACAAGGCCTCAGAGCAACTTCATGTCTTGAAGAATATCCTCAAG GAGGATCCCAGTCTTCTCTCTCACCTGCTGGAGGCTCTGGACTCAGGAGCGCCACCACATGGAGGCATTGCTCTGG GTTTGGACCGGCTGGTCTCCATTATGGTCGGGGCTCCCAGCATCCGTGACGTCATAGCCTTCCCCAAGTCGTTCCGGGGTCACGACATCATGAGCCACGCTCCTGACTTTGTATCTGAGGAGGAGCTGAAGTCTTATCACATCTCAGTCAAATGGCcaacagagggaggaggaggaggaggaggagaagagggcaagtga